One window of Fusarium keratoplasticum isolate Fu6.1 chromosome 2, whole genome shotgun sequence genomic DNA carries:
- a CDS encoding HET-domain-containing protein translates to MGHIRRKGITNTWRMDTGLLLSHMKRYAHDPTDLGSRRGVSNEALRQLYLAAYADFTRESRQRVAVPGTIYAQRPILYDIPEIRLLRLEPQQDEHSPLRCSTIFWPFPLSATYYRQPPYYALSYRWSPPTPGTFLVVDGIEVNVSDDLALALRAAMRHVVPSGAPLIIWVDAICINQQDDFERTFQVAIMNHIYSCCRGTFIWLGAEADNSGLAIDMINEVSKAYDEWYQQIMRREIIPPEPSPLQKSPRHRSALAPFLSRSYWERLWIVQEVLLSDEKLILCGDGRLDWVDLQKFLIHQSVYADDEVLATLQTVGSSMKNLVQMDKNMNEKRQSLTAKLSLLEALVISRNRKCTDPKDHIYGVLGITTTRIAPKYQRSVHEVWTLGILTAIEEDRSLNVLSLSHLSPDTHIDLTKATGQPQQPPLPGWIPDLSQQRSLSGHILYCMGEAKTRKCRFEVFGPPQRPAPREIGAVKTWDDMTNTQTQHPLRMRVSAVPVDKVRYCHASVQRGDILRAWKRWCSYLLKEAPEMSTFYESDKDKAIAFVDAILLYEPPPPGETRPERRVAVARSYLMTVLTNTTPDTPDYALNLDFECKKDFLLAVLQPLRAYMDVVHAEFTIFYTERGYVGMGVRGVEPGDKVCLVGGCDVPLVLRSELLGEDASRMPTQFCFDEIFPAVSTRDGKALSAQRPEASIRTEKDRPLLQETQRDDYRVVGECYVSGIMYGEHFDRARTPTVINLV, encoded by the exons ATGGGACACATTCGGCGGAAGGGGATCACGAATACCTGGCGCATGGACACAGGTCTGTTGCTGAGTCACATGAAGCGATACGCACATGATCCAACAGATCTGGGCTCGCGCAGAGGCGTCTCTAACGAGGCCCTCCGACAGCTGTACCTGGCGGCATATGCCGATTTCACACGAGAATCACGGCAGAGAGTAGCCGTGCCGGGCACAATCTACGCGCAGCGGCCAATCCTCTACGACATCCCGGAGATCCGACTGCTGCGTTTGGAGCCGCAGCAGGACGAGCACTCCCCGCTGCGGTGCTCTACCATCTTCTGGCCCTTCCCCCTCTCGGCCACCTACTACCGCCAGCCGCCGTACTACGCCCTATCGTACCGATGGAGCCCGCCGACGCCTGGCACCTTTCTGGTCGTCGACGGCATCGAGGTGAACGTGTCGGACGACCTCGCCCTTGCACTGCGGGCGGCGATGAGGCACGTAGTTCCCTCTGGCGCACCGCTAATCATATGGGTTGACGCCATCTGCATCAACCAGCAAGACGACTTTGAGCGGACGTTTCAGGTCGCCATCATGAACCATATCTACTCGTGCTGCCGCGGCACGTTCATCTGGCTCGGCGCGGAGGCCGACAACAGCGGTCTGGCGATCGACATGATCAACGAGGTGAGCAAGGCGTACGACGAGTGGTACCAGCAGATCATGCGGAGGGAGATTATCCCTCCCGAGCCCAGCCCGCTACAAAAGTCTCCGCGTCACAGGTCTGCCCTCGCGCCGTTCCTGTCCCGCAGCTACTGGGAGCGGCTCTGGATCGTACAGGAGGTGCTGTTGTCCGACGAGAAGCTCATCCTCTGTGGCGACGGGCGACTCGACTGGGTCGACCTCCAGAAGTTCCTCATCCATCAGTCCGTCTACGCGGACGACGAAGTCCTCGCGACCCTGCAGACGGTGGGCAGCAGCATGAAAAATCTGGtccagatggacaagaacaTGAACGAGAAAAGGCAGTCCCTGACGGCCAAACTGAGCCTCCTAGAGGCTCTGGTCATCAGCCGCAACAGGAAGTGCACAGACCCCAAGGATCACATCTATGGCGTCCTGGGGATCACAACGACGAGAATAGCCCCGAAGTACCAGCGAAGCGTGCACGAGGTTTGGACCCTGGGGATCCTCACGGCTATCGAGGAAGATAGGTCGCTCAATGTTCTGAGCCTGAGCCATCTCAGCCCGGATACCCACATCGATCTTACCAAGGCAACGGGCcagccgcagcagccgcCCCTCCCCGGCTGGATCCCCGATCTCTCGCAGCAGAGATCGCTATCGGGCCACATCCTGTACTGTATGGGTGAAGCAAAGACGCGCAAATGCCGGTTCGAGGTCTTCGGGCCGCCCCAGCGCCCGGCGCCCAGGGAGATAGGCGCGGTGAAGACGTGGGACGACATGACAAACACGCAGACACAACACCCGCTAAGGATGCGAGTATCAGCCGTCCCCGTCGACAAGGTCAGATATTGCCACGCTAGCGTGCAGCGCGGGGATATCCTGCGAGCATGGAAGCGGTGGTGCAGTTACCTTCTTAAGGAGGCGCCGGAGATGAGCACTTTCTATGAGTCGGACAAAGACAAGGCGATAGCGTTTGTAGACGCCATCCTCCTCTATGAGCCCCCTCCGCCCGGGGAAACGAGGCCCGAGCGACGGGTGGCCGTCGCACGCAGCTATCTCATGACCGTCCTGACGAACACGACGCCCGACACGCCCGATTAcgccctcaacctcgacttTGAATGTAAGAAGGATTTCCTCCTGGCGGTTCTCCAGCCTCTCCGGGCGTACATGGACGTTGTGCATGCGGAATTTACCATCTTCTACACGGAACGGGGGTATGTCGGCATGGGTGTCAGGGGAGTCGAGCCGGGCGATAAGGTCTGCCTCGTAGGCGGATGCGATGTGCCTCTAGTTCTGCGTAGCGAGTTGCTAGGAGAGGATGCTTCACGTATGCCAACGCAGTTCTGCTTTGATGAGATATTCCCTGCTGTTTCTACTCGAGACGGAAAAGCATTGTCAGCCCAGAGGCCTGAGGCCAGTATCCGCACTGAGAAAGACAGGCCCCTTTTACAAGAAACCCAGCGTGACGATTACCGCGTGGTTGGCGAGTGTT ACGTCTCGGGGATCATGTACGGCGAGCATTTCGATCGAGCGAGAACTCCCACAGTGATCAACTTGGTCTGA